The sequence GAATGGAGCTGCTTAACGGTTTGCAAATGCAAGCCTGCATTCAGTATTCCAAACTGGAAGGGTTCGATCAGCAACCGACCCTGTTTTTTGAGTTTCACGGCAGTCAGGCGAACCTGGCCGAACAGATCGATGCCGTCAAGGCGATTGCTACCGGGCAGGGCGGTAGTGACTTTCGTTGGGCTGAGGATACGGAGCAACGTAACGCCCTCTGGGCGGCGCGCCATAACGCCTATTTTGCGGCCAAGTCGCTGTGGCCAGGCTGCGAGGCGGTAGCAACCGATCTCTGCGTGCCCATTTCGAATCTGGCCGAATCCATTCGCTTTGCCGAACAAACTGCACTTGAGCTAGAGCTTAACTGCCCTGTGGTGGGGCATGTCGGAGACGGTAACTTCCATATGTTGATCATGTTCGATGCAGGCAATGACGAGCAACGGAATCGGGCTGATTCGTTGTCGAGGGCTATGGTCAAGCAGGCTTTAACGGTTGGCGGGACCTGTACCGGTGAACATGGTATCGGGGTTGGTAAGAAAGCGTATCTGGAGCAGGAGCATGGGCAGGCCGTCGAATTGATGAAGCTGATCAAGCGAGCCCTGGACCCGGATAATTTGATGAATCCGGGTAAAGTGCTCAATCTGTAATCAAGCCTGAAAGTGAACTGGAGACTCTGCTTGAATTGTGCGACATTTGAGGGGTTGGCAATTCATTGGTAAGACCGTTGTGTCAATTGGTAAGGCCGGGTAGTCGGCAAAACCCCTGGGAATCATCGCCATTTGTGGCTCAGTGCAAGTTTTGCTCGTACTTTAGTCTAACTGTGATAAAACACGCTTTATTAGAGGGCGGGCATCGCTTTTACTAACCGGAGTGATTCGGGTGGCTGCAGGGCTGCCCAATGGTTGTTGGTTTCAGCTTTGGCGCTGTTACCTGAGCCGACGAGTCGCAGGGAAAGCCCGGTAACTACTCCCGGCGCTCCTCTAGAGAAGCATAAGAAGTGACTGCTATTGCGCCATTGGCGATTGCACAGGCTCAAACCTGATTGCGCATACAAATAATAACAGCAAGGAGAAAGTCAGAATGAAGAGACGTGAAGTATTGAAGAAGGGTCTGGTTGGTCTGGGCGGCGCTGCCGCTGCAACAGTCATCTCTGCCCCCGCCATCGCCAAGGAGCGCATGGAAATCAATATGGTCGCTACCTGGGGTCGTGACTTCCCGGGTCTTGGTACCGGCGCCCAGCGCTTTGCCAAGCGCTTGACCGATATGAGCGATGGCCGCATGCAAGTAAATTACTTCGCGAGTGGCGAGCGCGTTAAAGCGTTCGACTCTTTTGATGAGGTCGCTTCCGGTAACGCCCAGATTTACCATGGCGCCGAGTACTACTGGAAAGGTAAGCACCCGGGTTTTGCCTACTTCACTTCGGTACCCTTTGGTCTGACCTATACCGAAATGAACGCCTGGATCCGTTTCGGTGGCGGGCAGGAGTTATGGGATAAGTTGTCTGCTGACTACGGCCTCAAGGGTTTGATGTGCGGTAACACCGGTGTTCAGATGGGTGGCTGGTTCCGTAAAGAGATCAACTCTGCTGATGACCTCAAGGGTCTTAAAATGCGTATGCCAGGTCTGGGCGGAGACGTTCTGGCCAAGCTGGGCGGCTCTCCGGTCTCTCTGCCAGGCACCCAGATTTATGAAAACCTGGTATCTGGCGCCATCGACGCCACCGAGTGGGTTGGCCCCTGGAATGACCAGTTTATGAAGTTCTACGAAGCCGCCAAGTACTATTACTATCCAGGTATGCACGAGCCAGGCGCTATGCTGGCCATCGGCATGAATGGCGAGTGGTGGAACAACCTGTCAAAAGCTGACAAGTTGCTGGTGGAAGCCGCCGCGTCCATGGAAAACGATGTCATGATGTCCGAATACAACGCCAAGAACGGTGCCTCTCTGGCCCAGTTGGTGGATGAGCAGGGCGTTAAGCTGCGTGCCTTCAGTGATGATATCTACGACAGCTTCGGCGAAGCCGCAGAAGAAGTCTTCGACGAAACTCGTCAGCACAGTGCGCTGGCCAACGAGATTCACGAAAGCTTCGCCAAGTCTCGTACTGCCGTCGGTTCATGGGCCAAGATCTCTGATCAGGCCTATGTCTCCCAGCGGAACCGCGTACTGGGCCTGTAAACACCCATCGCGAAAAAACGCGGAGCCTGGATGCTCCGCGTTTTTTCATTACCGGGTCGGTAATGAAAAACAGCTTTTCCAGGAAAAATGACTGTGATGACCCGTCGGTGCAGGATGATACCGGCTTGAATGGCACACCACTGCCAGTGGTCTAACACAGCCTAGAATTATCAGGCAGATGCACCTCCATGACTCAAACAGACTCCTCAGCTGCTGTGGCCAGTAATAACAGCAGTGGCGGGCTAGT is a genomic window of Aestuariirhabdus haliotis containing:
- a CDS encoding TRAP transporter substrate-binding protein, yielding MKRREVLKKGLVGLGGAAAATVISAPAIAKERMEINMVATWGRDFPGLGTGAQRFAKRLTDMSDGRMQVNYFASGERVKAFDSFDEVASGNAQIYHGAEYYWKGKHPGFAYFTSVPFGLTYTEMNAWIRFGGGQELWDKLSADYGLKGLMCGNTGVQMGGWFRKEINSADDLKGLKMRMPGLGGDVLAKLGGSPVSLPGTQIYENLVSGAIDATEWVGPWNDQFMKFYEAAKYYYYPGMHEPGAMLAIGMNGEWWNNLSKADKLLVEAAASMENDVMMSEYNAKNGASLAQLVDEQGVKLRAFSDDIYDSFGEAAEEVFDETRQHSALANEIHESFAKSRTAVGSWAKISDQAYVSQRNRVLGL